A window of the Phaseolus vulgaris cultivar G19833 chromosome 5, P. vulgaris v2.0, whole genome shotgun sequence genome harbors these coding sequences:
- the LOC137834065 gene encoding arabinogalactan protein 1-like, translating into MDASKRMMLAKAMKEARAAKAGASSTPAADPVPPPTLSPPPPITAEAPLSSSPSSPHSPAALQAPGSPLPIAAVPLATASSPAPTPLDKGKRVLEILSDDEDSEGVAPFKRRKSAWVPLLLETSPQGGNPFMDDPLSATSFPPATVQEEGGEGAESASPPPPVEVSASPAPAVEVSWLRVEKEALEKQVASGDAAVEELEKDKKALIQEMAGTFEEGFQEALAQAVCTNPGIDISSCDSTHHIVDGKVVPLELVD; encoded by the exons atggacgcttctaagagaatgatgctggcgaaagcaatgaaggaggctcgcgccgccaaggcgggcgcctcctccacccctgcTGCCGATCCGGTCCCCCCACCAACTCTGTCGCCGCCTCCTCCGATCACCGCCGAAGCTCCTCTAAGTTCAtctccgtcatctccacatagccccgCAGCACTTCAGGCTCCTGGCTCTCCTCTgcccatcgccgccgttccTCTAGCcacggcctcgtcaccggctccaaccccccttgacaaagggaaacgggtcttggagattttatcagatgatgaggactcggaaGGTGTGGCGCCTTTCAAAAGGAGAAAATCTGCATGGGTTCCTCTTCTGCTTGAGACGTCGCCTCAGGGAGGGAATCCCTTCATGGATGACCCTCTAAGCGCGACCTCGTTTCCACCCGCCACAgtccaagaggaagggggcgaaggTGCCGAATCTGCCTCGCCTCCTCCGCCGGTGGAAGTCTCTGCTTCCCCTGCTCCTGCC gtcgaggtcagttgGCTTCGCGTGGAaaaggaggctctggagaagcaggtagcctcTGGGGACGCCGCCgttgaggagctagagaaggacaaaaaggcccttatccaggagatggcgggtactttcgaggaggggttccaagaagcTTTGGCTCAAGCAGTCTGCACGAATCCGGGGATTGACATTTCcagctgcgattccactcaccacattgttgatggaaaggtcgtgcccttggagcTAGTCGATTGA